CCGAAACTGCAACCCACCACTCGGCGCAGGAGTTCCGGGGTGGATGGTATACCCTAGGGGGTATGCGTACCCGTGCCCTCGCCCTGTCCATCGCCGCCCTCGCCACCATCGGCATCGGCCTTGCCGGCTGCTCCTCCAGTGAAGTCGGCAACGCCACTGGGTCGTCCGCCGTGCAGGGGCCCGCGGCACCAGTCGCGGTTCCAAGCGCCCCAGAGAGAGTCGATGCCGCCCGGTTCGCCGAGGTCGTGGCCAGCCCCGGCGTGACGATCATCGACGTCCGCACGCCGGAGGAGTTCGCCGCGGGACATATTCAGGGCGCGGTCAACTACAACGTCCAAGGCCCTGATTTTGGCAACCAGATCGGCGCGCTCGAGCCCGCTGGTACCTACGCGGTGTACTGCCGCAGTGGCAACCGCTCACAGGCGGCTGTCGCCGTCATGTCCCAAGCCGGCATCACTGGCATCTACGAGCTCGAGAGCGGCATTGTGGGCTGGGAACAGGCGGGACTGCCCACCGTCTCCTAGCAGAGCGGGGGCTGTCATCAGGAGATCTCACGCGATACGCAAAGCCTGAGTCTGATGCGAATTCATCGGGAGGCCTCCGCCCTGATCACCACCAGTCGGTCCCCGCGCTGCAGGACGTCGAGTTGCTCTTCGAAGCGAAATACCCGACCCGAGCGCACGACCGCGAGTACGAGCTGGCCACTCTCATCAAGCCGGGAAGGCGAAATGCCCAACTCTTCGCGCGTGATGTCACGTTCAACAATATTGAGTCCACGCGTGGCGTCAAGCAGGTCCTCCATGATCTCTCCAGCAACAGGCGAGACCAGCGAGAGACCCATGAGATGCCCGGCCGACTCAGCCGTAGGGATCACGATGTTCGCTCCCGACTGGCGCAGGATCTCAGCGTTCACCGACTCGCGGGCAGCCACAACGATGGTGGCATCCGGCGCCAGCCGCCTGGCGGTGAGCGTCACAAGCACCGAGGCATCGTCTTCATCAATGGCAATGACGACGCGCGCGGCTCTACTGATCTCGGCGTCCTTGAGTACCTCTTCTCGCCTGGCATCCCCGACCACGCCGACATATCCCAAACGTGCGGCCTCCTCAGCTGCTGCGTGATCACTCGTGACGACAACGATGCTGCCAGCAGCATTACCGCTGTCGACGATGGTGCGAGCCGCCGAACGGCCCTTCACGCCGAAGCCGACGATGATTGTGTGGTTCTCCACGTGCTTCCTCCATCGATTGGACCGCCATTCATGGCGCGTGCGCTGGGTGAGGACCTCGATAGTCGTGCCAACCAGCACGATGAGGAACAGGAACCTCAGCGGGGTGATGATCATGATGTTGGCAAGGCGCGACGAGTCGCACACCGGAACGATGTCGCCGTAGCCGGTTGTGGAGAGCGAGACTGTGGCGTAGTAGAGCGAGTCGAGAAGGCTCGCCGTGCCAGTGACCCCGCGATCTGCGTAGCAGTCCCTCTCCACGTACACGAGCAAAGTCGTGATGACGATCGCACTGAATGCGAGCAGCAGGCGGACAGCGATGTTGCGCACCGGGCTCAAACGGCCGCTGGCAAAGAGCAGTCGGTTGCCCAACGTGCCAGTCGAGCCATCGTCAGCGGCATTGCGAGCGGGACGCCGCACGGGAGGCATGAACCGACTATCCCATCCCTTCATGTGGGCTCATGTATCCG
Above is a genomic segment from Actinomycetota bacterium containing:
- a CDS encoding rhodanese-like domain-containing protein, whose translation is MRTRALALSIAALATIGIGLAGCSSSEVGNATGSSAVQGPAAPVAVPSAPERVDAARFAEVVASPGVTIIDVRTPEEFAAGHIQGAVNYNVQGPDFGNQIGALEPAGTYAVYCRSGNRSQAAVAVMSQAGITGIYELESGIVGWEQAGLPTVS
- a CDS encoding potassium channel family protein gives rise to the protein MKGWDSRFMPPVRRPARNAADDGSTGTLGNRLLFASGRLSPVRNIAVRLLLAFSAIVITTLLVYVERDCYADRGVTGTASLLDSLYYATVSLSTTGYGDIVPVCDSSRLANIMIITPLRFLFLIVLVGTTIEVLTQRTRHEWRSNRWRKHVENHTIIVGFGVKGRSAARTIVDSGNAAGSIVVVTSDHAAAEEAARLGYVGVVGDARREEVLKDAEISRAARVVIAIDEDDASVLVTLTARRLAPDATIVVAARESVNAEILRQSGANIVIPTAESAGHLMGLSLVSPVAGEIMEDLLDATRGLNIVERDITREELGISPSRLDESGQLVLAVVRSGRVFRFEEQLDVLQRGDRLVVIRAEASR